One window of the Macaca thibetana thibetana isolate TM-01 chromosome 1, ASM2454274v1, whole genome shotgun sequence genome contains the following:
- the LOC126935181 gene encoding late cornified envelope protein 3D, which translates to MSCQQNQQQCQPPPKCPSPKCPPKSPAQCLPPASSGCAPSSGSCGPSSESGCFLSHHRHHHRCRRQRSNSCDRGSGQQGGGSGCGHGSGGCC; encoded by the coding sequence ATGTCCTGCCAGCAGAACCAGCAGCAGTGCCAACCTCCACCCAAGTGCCCCTCACCCAAGTGCCCCCCAAAGAGCCCAGCACAGTGTCTGCCTCCAGCTTCCTCTGGCTGTGCTCCAAGCTCCGGGAGCTGTGGCCCCAGCTCCGAGAGCGGCTGCTTCCTGAGCCACCACAGGCACCACCACCGATGCCGGCGCCAGAGGTCCAACTCCTGTGACAGGGGCAGTGGTCAGCAAGGTGGGGGCTCTGGCTGTGGCCACGGTTCTGGGGGCTGCTGCTGA
- the LOC126934694 gene encoding NADH dehydrogenase [ubiquinone] 1 beta subcomplex subunit 8, mitochondrial-like, with the protein MAVARAGVLGVQWLQRASRNVVPLGALTASRMTKDMFPGPYPRTPEERADAAKKYNMRMEDYEPYPDEGMGYGDYPKLPDRSQHERDPWYSWDQPDLRLNWGEPMHWHVDMYTRNRVDTSPTPVSWNVMCMHLFGFLAFMTFMFWVGDVYPSYQPVGPKQYPYNNLYLERGGDPSKEPEPVVHYEI; encoded by the coding sequence ATGGCGGTGGCCAGGGCCGGGGTCCTGGGAGTTCAGTGGCTGCAAAGGGCATCCCGGAACGTGGTGCCGCTGGGCGCACTGACAGCCTCCCGCATGACCAAGGACATGTTCCCAGGGCCCTATCCTAGGACCCCAGAAGAACGGGCCGACGCCGCCAAGAAGTATAATATGCGTATGGAAGACTACGAGCCTTACCCGGATGAGGGCATGGGGTATGGCGACTACCCGAAGCTCCCTGACCGTTCACAGCATGAGAGGGATCCATGGTATAGCTGGGACCAACCGGACCTGAGGTTGAACTGGGGTGAACCGATGCACTGGCACGTAGACATGTACACCAGGAACCGTGTGGATACATCCCCCACACCTGTTTCTTGGAATGTCATGTGTATGCACCTCTTCGGTTTCCTGGCTTTCATGACATTCATGTTCTGGGTGGGGGACGTGTACCCTTCCTACCAGCCTGTGGGACCAAAGCAGTATCCTTACAATAATCTGTACCTGGAACGAGGCGGCGATCCCTCCAAAGAACCTGAGCCGGTGGTTCACTATGAGATCTGA